In a single window of the Helicobacter felis ATCC 49179 genome:
- a CDS encoding sensor histidine kinase — protein MASDNHEEEGILHKIGDRQELLALLNEFILQSYRVEKEFKDYKALYEWVIEILPQAIWVLNENKSFFYKNSKALENQDIFEKARALDFNTEIEHEGKNYLFQHNKIQGKEIITATDITKQKRQERLVSMGKISAHLAHEIRNPVGSISLLTSILLKKVDPKIQPIVFELQKSLWRVERIIKATLLFSKGVHANKVLQSLSLLEDEITEALNQYTYTKEIALKTQIAPISAHYDLSLLSIALQNFLYNAIDAIEEGAQDEGVIEVRIFEEGEWIVCHIQDDGKEVMDKELLFEPFETTKLKGNGLGLALSLQVVEAHGGRITLLDTKEKIFEIRFLRDLEQSLRGENH, from the coding sequence GTGGCGTCTGACAACCATGAAGAAGAGGGGATTTTACACAAGATCGGGGATCGTCAAGAGCTCTTGGCTTTGCTCAATGAGTTTATTTTGCAGAGTTATCGCGTTGAAAAAGAGTTTAAAGATTATAAAGCTCTTTATGAGTGGGTGATTGAGATTCTGCCCCAAGCCATTTGGGTGCTCAATGAAAATAAGAGTTTTTTTTATAAGAATAGTAAGGCTTTAGAAAATCAGGATATCTTTGAAAAAGCGCGGGCGTTGGATTTCAATACAGAAATCGAACACGAGGGTAAAAACTACCTTTTTCAGCATAATAAGATACAGGGCAAGGAGATCATCACCGCCACAGATATTACCAAGCAAAAACGCCAAGAGAGATTGGTTTCTATGGGCAAGATTTCTGCGCATTTGGCCCATGAAATCCGCAACCCTGTAGGCTCTATTTCTCTGCTCACTTCAATCTTGCTCAAAAAAGTAGACCCAAAAATACAGCCCATTGTCTTTGAATTGCAGAAATCTCTTTGGCGTGTGGAGCGTATCATCAAGGCCACTTTGCTCTTTTCTAAAGGCGTGCACGCGAACAAAGTGCTTCAAAGTCTAAGCTTGCTCGAAGATGAGATCACAGAAGCGCTCAATCAATACACCTACACTAAAGAGATCGCCCTAAAAACGCAGATCGCCCCCATCAGCGCGCACTACGACCTGAGCTTACTGAGTATCGCCTTGCAAAATTTCCTTTATAACGCCATTGATGCCATTGAAGAGGGGGCTCAAGATGAGGGGGTGATTGAGGTGCGGATTTTTGAAGAGGGGGAGTGGATTGTATGCCATATCCAAGATGATGGTAAAGAAGTGATGGATAAAGAACTTCTTTTTGAACCCTTTGAAACCACTAAACTAAAGGGCAATGGCTTAGGGCTGGCTCTCTCTTTGCAAGTTGTAGAAGCGCATGGGGGTAGAATCACTTTGCTAGATACAAAAGAGAAGATTTTTGAAATCCGCTTTTTAAGAGATTTAGAACAGTCTTTAAGGGGAGAAAATCACTAA
- a CDS encoding flagellar basal body P-ring protein FlgI, whose product MECLKYFLVFVFCLGSLRAEKIEDIANIVGVRDNQLVGYGLVIGLNGTGDKSGSKFTMQSIANMLESVNVKVSPNDIASKNVAAVMITASLPSFARQGDKIDIQISSIGDAKSINHGVLVMTPLTAIDGNIYAIAQGSVSLGNSANQLSGTVINGATIEREVSYDLYNKNGMTLSLKKPNFKNAIKIQETLNKVFKEKVALAIDPKTIKLKKPTNLTMVEFLALIQEVNINYSHQNKIIIDEKSGTVVAGVDIVVHPVVVTSGDVTIKITNELLEPKKGKAKKDIQKLGPKTMFDTKENILSTPKATIASVVKALQKIGVSPKGIVSILEAMKKGGAISAEMEVI is encoded by the coding sequence ATGGAATGTTTAAAATACTTCTTGGTGTTTGTGTTCTGTCTAGGGAGTCTGCGAGCAGAAAAGATTGAAGATATTGCTAATATTGTGGGTGTGCGCGATAACCAGCTGGTGGGCTATGGGCTTGTGATTGGCTTGAATGGCACGGGGGATAAATCCGGCTCTAAATTTACGATGCAATCTATCGCCAATATGCTAGAGAGCGTGAATGTTAAGGTTTCGCCTAATGACATCGCTTCTAAGAATGTGGCTGCGGTGATGATCACCGCTTCCTTGCCCTCTTTTGCACGGCAGGGAGATAAAATTGACATCCAAATCTCTTCTATAGGGGATGCTAAATCTATCAATCATGGGGTCTTGGTGATGACACCCCTGACAGCCATTGATGGAAACATTTATGCTATTGCTCAAGGCAGTGTAAGTTTGGGCAACTCTGCTAACCAACTCTCAGGCACTGTCATCAACGGAGCGACCATTGAACGGGAAGTTTCCTACGATCTTTATAACAAAAATGGCATGACTTTGAGCCTTAAAAAACCCAATTTTAAAAATGCGATTAAAATCCAAGAAACGCTCAATAAGGTCTTTAAGGAAAAAGTCGCCCTAGCTATCGATCCCAAAACTATCAAGCTTAAGAAACCCACAAACCTTACGATGGTGGAGTTTTTAGCCTTGATTCAAGAGGTGAATATCAATTACAGCCATCAAAATAAGATTATCATTGATGAAAAATCTGGCACTGTGGTTGCTGGGGTGGACATTGTGGTGCATCCGGTGGTGGTAACCAGTGGGGATGTTACGATTAAGATCACCAATGAGCTTTTAGAACCCAAAAAGGGCAAGGCTAAAAAGGATATTCAGAAACTAGGGCCTAAAACCATGTTTGATACCAAAGAAAACATTCTAAGCACACCGAAAGCGACCATTGCAAGCGTGGTCAAAGCCTTGCAAAAAATCGGGGTGAGTCCTAAGGGGATTGTCTCCATCTTAGAGGCAATGAAAAAAGGGGGGGCCATCAGTGCAGAAATGGAGGTCATATGA